The DNA region TCCCAATCAGCGCGTTCATAGGTGTCCACCATTTGCAGAACATCGTTAAAAGGCGATTCCGTGCCTGCGAGCGCCTCCTTGATGTCCGCGGCCACGGGGAGTTGCGAGAGAACCTCGATCATCGGTTGATCGAGAATGGCGTCGAGGCGGCTGAATAGACCGAGCAGGAACAGGTCGCCTTCGCGGTTCTTCATGCCGAGCTTGGGTGCCATTGATTCACACCAGGACGCGCGCAGCAGGCAGGAAATCAGCAGCTCCTCCGGCTTGTCCTTGCCCATCGAGGCCAGGGCCAGCAAGGTAACCCAGCGCTTTAGTTTCTGCTCGCCCAGCAGCGCAATGGCGTGGCGGATCGAACGGATCTCTCCCCTGAACCCAAAGACCGGCGAGTTGAGGTAGCGCAGCAGCTTGTAGCACAGCGCCATCTCCGCTTTGATGATGCGCTCCAGTTCGCGCGCGTCCAGATGGGGCCGGTAAATGGCGTGCAACAGGCGCAGGTAATTCCACTTGAAGGCTGGAATATCGCGCCGCGCGATCATCTCCGGCTTGCTGAAAAAATATCCCTGAAATAGTCCATAGCCCAGCCGGGCCAGCCGCTCGAACGTGGCGTAGTCCTCCACTTTTTCCGCCAACAGCGTGATGCCGCGTGGCGCATATCGCCGGACCATCTCCATCTGCTCACGTTCGCCCAGTGCGGGAAGGTCTACCTTGATGATGTCGATCAGGTCCGGGAACTGGGCTGGCCGACTGCAATCGGTTACGTCATCAAGCGCCAGCATGTAGCCGGCCTGCTTCATGCGCCGGCAGGCAGCCAGCACGGCGGCGGAGGCCGGAATGTCCTCGATGATCTCAATCACCAGCTTGTCGGAGGGGATGAACGCTTCCACGCCGCTGGTGAGCAGTTCACGCGGAAAATTAATGAACGCTTTGTGATCCCCGGTCAGGCGCTCCAAGCCATGCAGCAGCGCACTGTCGGCGATTACGTTGCAGGAAGCCGCGGCGGGATCGGAGGAGTCGAAGAAATTCTTGCTGCTGGAGCGGAACAGCAATTCATAGCCAAATAAATTTTTCTGGGCGTCGAAGATCGGCTGGCGCGCCACATATTTTGTTTCCGCCAGGACCGCCTCTGGCGGCGGGGCGGGTAGTAATCGTGATGTTCGACTGGTTGGCAACAGAGTGACCATCTGCAAATTCTTCTCCGGGAACCTGCATCGGCCAGAACGGGTGCGCGCTTGAGAGCGAACCGAGCCGCGACCGAAAGGGAGCGGTCACTCAGAAAGTCAGCGGCCTCTAGGAATGGTCCCCCAGTTGCAATGGTTATTGCGGTCATGACGGGAGTCACATAACGACGTTGCGAAAATCTGCAAGCGACCGGGTAGATTTTTCATCTCCGAAATTTGCTGGCCGGAAATTTAATGGCGCGTGAACTCCCGCCGATAGGGTCCGGTAGGTTGGATCAAATTCAGCAGCGTGATCGGCAGGCGCGTCCGCGCAAAAGAGGATTGGAATCATGGGTGAATTCGATGGCGTCATACAGGAATTTCTCGTCGAGAGTTACGAAAATCTCGACCAGCTCGACCGCGATTTCATCGTGCTCGAAAGCCATCCCGAGGACCGCGACAAACTGGCCAGCATCTTCCGCACTATTCACACCATCAAGGGGACCTGCGGATTCTTAGGATTCTCCAAGCTGGAAAAAGTTACCCACTCCGGCGAAAATTTGCTCGGCCTGCTGCGCGACGGCAAGATTCACTTGACCACCGAAATCACCACCGCGCTGCTGGCCATGGTGGATGCCGTGCGCGAACTGCTGGCGCGCATTGAAAAGTCCAACGAGGAAGGCGACGGCGATTACTCCACGGTGATCCGCGCGCTGGACGCGCTGCAAACGGGCGCCGCCGCCGTTCCCCCAGAACCAAAGCCCGCGCCCAGCCAGACATCAGTTCAGCCGACGACCGCCGCCGCCGTTCCCGCGTCGGCCACAATACAGGAAGACGAAACATCTGTTTCCTCTGCGTCTTCCGCCCCCTCTGCTTCATCTGCCTCCTCTGCCTCCGACAACCGCCAGCCCGCCGTGGCCGACTCCTCCATCCGCGTGGATGTGAGCGTGCTCGACCGGCTGATGAACTTGGTGGGCGAGCTGGTGCTGGCGCGCAACCAGATACTGCAATTCAACGCCGCCCGAAAGGACGCGCTGGACGCCTCCTTCACTTACACCACGCAGCGGCTGAACCTGATCACCACCGAGCTGCAGGAAGGCGTGATGAAGACGCGCATGCAGCCCATCAAGAATATCTGGCAGAAATTTCCGCGCGTGGTGCGCGACCTGGCCATGGCCTGCGGCAAGCGCGTGCGCATCGAGATGGAAGGCGAGGACACCGAACTCGACAAGACGCTGATCGAGGCCATCAAAGACCCGCTCACGCATCTGGTGCGCAACTCGGTGGATCACGGCCTGGAGCGTCCCGATGTCCGCGCCGCCAACGGCAAGCCCGCCGAGGGCCGCCTGCTGCTGCGCGCTTATCACGAGGGCGGGCAGGTGAACATCGAGATCAGCGACGATGGCGGCGGCATCAATCTGGACGCCGTCAAGCGCAAGGCCATCCAGAATGGCGTGATCAACGCCGCGCAGGCCGACCGCATCAGCGAGCGCGAGCAGTTGAACCTCATTTTCCTCCCCGGCTTTTCCACCGCCGAAAAAGTCACCAACGTCTCGGGGCGCGGCGTGGGCATGGACGTGGTCAAGACCAACGTCGAGAAGATCGGCGGCACCATC from Acidobacteriota bacterium includes:
- a CDS encoding HDOD domain-containing protein; translated protein: MQMVTLLPTSRTSRLLPAPPPEAVLAETKYVARQPIFDAQKNLFGYELLFRSSSKNFFDSSDPAAASCNVIADSALLHGLERLTGDHKAFINFPRELLTSGVEAFIPSDKLVIEIIEDIPASAAVLAACRRMKQAGYMLALDDVTDCSRPAQFPDLIDIIKVDLPALGEREQMEMVRRYAPRGITLLAEKVEDYATFERLARLGYGLFQGYFFSKPEMIARRDIPAFKWNYLRLLHAIYRPHLDARELERIIKAEMALCYKLLRYLNSPVFGFRGEIRSIRHAIALLGEQKLKRWVTLLALASMGKDKPEELLISCLLRASWCESMAPKLGMKNREGDLFLLGLFSRLDAILDQPMIEVLSQLPVAADIKEALAGTESPFNDVLQMVDTYERADWDRSEELASILGIDSRVIPESYLTAMDWAHQIHRLT
- a CDS encoding chemotaxis protein CheA codes for the protein MGEFDGVIQEFLVESYENLDQLDRDFIVLESHPEDRDKLASIFRTIHTIKGTCGFLGFSKLEKVTHSGENLLGLLRDGKIHLTTEITTALLAMVDAVRELLARIEKSNEEGDGDYSTVIRALDALQTGAAAVPPEPKPAPSQTSVQPTTAAAVPASATIQEDETSVSSASSAPSASSASSASDNRQPAVADSSIRVDVSVLDRLMNLVGELVLARNQILQFNAARKDALDASFTYTTQRLNLITTELQEGVMKTRMQPIKNIWQKFPRVVRDLAMACGKRVRIEMEGEDTELDKTLIEAIKDPLTHLVRNSVDHGLERPDVRAANGKPAEGRLLLRAYHEGGQVNIEISDDGGGINLDAVKRKAIQNGVINAAQADRISEREQLNLIFLPGFSTAEKVTNVSGRGVGMDVVKTNVEKIGGTIDLQSTAGRGTTVKMKIPLTLAIIPALIVNSGTDRFAIPQVSLLELVRLEADEARQSIEMIHSTPVYRLRGKLLPIVHLGRELGVAGNGHFLEHLGDEARVCTFHHIN